In one window of Bradyrhizobium diazoefficiens DNA:
- the soxA gene encoding sulfur oxidation c-type cytochrome SoxA, producing MDGVATRSCGISVAEAEGKRITTIEGLASGASLHKVQEAWIADARSSMKGVAARYPAFDKALARPVTLDQRINLCRANHQQATPLSYESRDILALSAFVARQSRGVAITAGDDPQAKPFVEQGRNLFMQREGQLNLACTNCHDDNFDKRLAGSPITQAQPTGYPLYRLEWQTLGSLERRLRSCMIGVRAQAYDYGAPELVALELYLMSRARGMPMEAPAVRP from the coding sequence ATGGACGGGGTCGCCACCCGCTCCTGCGGGATTTCGGTCGCCGAGGCCGAGGGCAAGAGAATCACCACGATCGAAGGGCTCGCCTCCGGTGCCTCGCTGCACAAGGTGCAGGAGGCCTGGATCGCCGATGCGCGGAGCAGCATGAAGGGCGTCGCGGCGCGCTACCCTGCTTTCGACAAGGCGCTGGCGCGCCCCGTCACGCTCGACCAGCGCATCAATCTCTGCCGTGCCAATCATCAGCAGGCAACACCGCTGTCTTACGAGAGCCGCGACATTCTGGCGCTGTCCGCCTTCGTTGCCCGCCAGTCGCGCGGCGTCGCGATCACCGCAGGCGACGATCCGCAAGCAAAGCCCTTCGTCGAACAGGGCCGCAACCTCTTCATGCAGCGCGAAGGTCAACTCAACCTCGCCTGCACCAATTGCCATGACGACAATTTTGACAAGCGCCTCGCAGGCTCGCCGATCACGCAAGCGCAGCCGACCGGCTATCCGCTCTATCGGCTGGAGTGGCAGACGCTGGGATCGCTGGAGCGGCGCTTGCGCAGCTGCATGATCGGTGTCCGGGCCCAGGCCTATGACTACGGCGCGCCCGAGCTGGTCGCGCTCGAGCTCTATCTGATGTCGCGGGCGCGCGGCATGCCGATGGAAGCGCCGGCGGTGCGACCGTAA